CGCGCTCGTTGAGGCCGAGGTAGACGATCTGCACCTTCGGGAAGACCAGCAACTCCTTGCTCAGCGCGGGATCCGACTTGATCCGGGGAAACTGCGCGAGCGGCACCTGAATGAGGTCGAGTTGTCCGGTCTGGTACTCCCGGAACTGGGTCGTCGAATCCGTGACGATCGGCATCTCCATCCGGCTGATCTTCGGCGCGCCGCGGAAGTAGGCGGGGTTTGCGGCGAGGGTGATGTGGTCGTTCGTCACCCACTCGCGCATCATGAACGGTCCGGTCCCGGCGTCCTTCTGGGCGAACCATCCGGCGCCGCCGTTTTGCACGACGTCCCGGTCGAGCACGACCGCGGCGTAGTAGGCGAGGCGGTTGAGAAACCCGCCGCGGCGGGCCGGGTTGACGACGAACTGCAGCGTCATCGGATCGAGCACGCGCATCCCGGCGATCGTCGGTGCGCCGGCCCGTCGTTCCGGATACCCTTGAATGCTGGACAGCGCGAAGTCCGCGACCGGTGCCCGGAGCGCCGGATCGCTCAT
The genomic region above belongs to bacterium and contains:
- a CDS encoding ABC transporter substrate-binding protein — encoded protein: MSRLKAYVWFLTVLLAAAIAAQPFGLAAAQQAGVLRTPLDGQPSSLDPYFAIDVPGGSLVTMMYTTLVTFNAAGKLVPSAARSWDVSPNGLVYTFHLAPMRFHSGRAVTADDWKWSFDRMSDPALRAPVADFALSSIQGYPERRAGAPTIAGMRVLDPMTLQFVVNPARRGGFLNRLAYYAAVVLDRDVVQNGGAGWFAQKDAGTGPFMMREWVTNDHITLAANPAYFRGAPKISRMEMPIVTDSTTQFREYQTGQLDLIQVPLAQFPRIKSDPALSKELLVFPKVQIVYLGLNER